One window of the Saccopteryx leptura isolate mSacLep1 chromosome 9, mSacLep1_pri_phased_curated, whole genome shotgun sequence genome contains the following:
- the TSPAN14 gene encoding tetraspanin-14, which translates to MHYYRYSNAEVSCWYKYLLFSYNIIFWLAGVAFLGAGLWAWSEKGVLSDLTKVTRLHGIDPVVLVLMVGVVMFTLGFAGCVGALRENICLLKFFCGTIVLIFFLELAVAVLAFLFQDWVRDRFREFFESNIRSYRDDIDLQNLIDSLQKANQCCGAYGPEDWDLNVYFNCSGASYSREKCGVPFSCCVPDPAQKVVNTQCGYDVRTQLKSKWDEFIFTKGCIQALEGWLPRNIYIVAGIFIAISLLQIFGIFLAKTLISDIEAVKAGHHF; encoded by the exons TTGGCTGGAGTTGCCTTCCTTGGAGCTGGACTGTGGGCATGGAGCGAAAAG GGGGTGCTCTCCGACCTCACCAAAGTGACCCGGCTGCATGGCATCGACCCCGTGGTGCTGGTGCTGATGGTGGGCGTGGTGATGTTCACACTGGGGTTTGCTGGCTGTGTGGGGGCCCTGCGGGAGAACATCTGCCTGCTCAAGTTT TTCTGCGGCACCATCGTGCTCATCTTCTTCCTGGAGCTGGCCGTGGCTGTGCTGGCCTTCTTGTTCCAGGACTGGGTGAGGGATCGCTTCCGGGAGTTCTTCGAGAGCAACATCAGGTCCTATCGGGACGACATTGACCTGCAAAACCTCATCGACTCCCTTCAGAAAGCC AATCAGTGCTGTGGGGCATACGGCCCTGAAGACTGGGACCTTAATGTCTACTTCAACTGCAGTGGTGCCAGCTACAGTCGTGAGAAGTGTGGGGTGCCCTTTTCCTGCTGCGTGCCGGACCCTGCG CAAAAAGTTGTGAACACACAGTGTGGATATGATGTCAGGACTCAG CTGAAGAGCAAGTGGGATGAGTTCATCTTCACGAAGGGCTGCATCCAGGCGTTGGAGGGCTGGCTCCCGCGGAACATTTACATCGTGGCTGGCATCTTCATCGCCATCTCACTGCTGCAG ATATTTGGCATATTCCTGGCAAAGACCCTGATCTCAGACATCGAGGCGGTGAAGGCCGGCCATCACTTCTGA